The following are encoded in a window of Telmatobacter sp. DSM 110680 genomic DNA:
- a CDS encoding RNA polymerase sigma factor, producing the protein MTTDPDAKFTALVHRQSRFVFRVAYAVLLNSHDAEDAVQETFLKLYRNRGWERAENERAYLARVAWREAIDLRPRRSQLPVAGPEPLEADEAPSLQPGPEQALLSASEDSMIHAMIDALPEELRVPLALSAFEELHSPEIGTILGIPEGTVRTRLQRARQILRQKLTSLQESRYA; encoded by the coding sequence TTGACCACTGATCCGGATGCAAAGTTCACGGCACTCGTTCATCGTCAGTCGCGCTTTGTCTTCCGGGTGGCTTATGCAGTTCTGCTCAATTCTCATGACGCAGAGGACGCGGTGCAGGAGACGTTCTTGAAGCTTTATCGCAATCGCGGATGGGAGCGCGCCGAAAACGAACGCGCTTATCTTGCGCGGGTCGCGTGGAGGGAAGCGATCGATCTTCGTCCGCGCCGCTCGCAGCTGCCGGTTGCTGGTCCCGAGCCGCTGGAAGCAGATGAGGCTCCGTCGCTACAGCCGGGCCCGGAGCAGGCTCTGCTCTCTGCTAGTGAGGATTCGATGATTCACGCGATGATCGATGCTCTCCCTGAGGAACTGCGGGTGCCACTTGCACTCTCAGCCTTTGAAGAACTGCATTCTCCAGAGATCGGAACCATTCTCGGAATCCCCGAGGGCACGGTTCGCACGCGACTGCAACGAGCTCGCCAGATTCTTCGCCAGAAACTCACTTCACTCCAGGAGTCGCGCTATGCATGA
- the infB gene encoding translation initiation factor IF-2, which translates to MSKVRINDLAREMEVKSRQILDVLGELGLGEGKTHSSSIEDHEADKVRAHFQHGRQGGHTSATTSRASQVITPKIDLSHVSKPGDVMKAILAKKQEQEAEARKSHLPPRVVTTAAPKQAAKPTPPVVTVAATPATPARPEPRRIVPQPRQAPPIIPPATPAIASKPPAGTVVAKAPAGAVPTRPVVTVVPPTVVVKPPSAPAAGATAPKAAETTPAAAKPAAPKAVTPGATAPAPPVHEKPESATPAAPTVVEPQVAQPAEIAAKAKEDVGTPITPVETEAPAAQVSEAPAAPARPVVAPRRVVMPQTGPRPVYKAPIVVAPPTPPPAAPGAGIQRGKPIFDRRPTGAPGSYQQRTPGQYPSGAPGQFPGAGPRPKHPTRTGFAGSGGPGGAPGGRPGFGARPGFGAPRPGGFGGPRPGAGGAPPTGEAPRPQRAPQNRARRGGQQYPKTKEGPMKGFVPPPRFGGATQFSDEPLPITREITVTEGISVKDLAEKLEIRAKDLIAALLMRGVFVTVNQSLDAAMVKDVAAKFGAGATVISYEEELANEAIEEVLVAENTGELEVPRAPVVTVMGHVDHGKTSLLDAIRETEVAAGEAGGITQHIGAYKVRFSKEGSPASGREIVFLDTPGHEAFTRMRARGAKVTDIVVIVVAADDGVMPQTLEAIDHAKAAEVPIIVAVNKIDKPEANPDRVKKQLADRGLIPEEWAAGGEGTVFVEVSAKKKLNLDLLLEMICLVSDIKAPKATPGRKAVGSVLEAKLDRGRGAVATVLVQDGTLRLNDSYIVGNTFGKVRAMFDDRGRPLEEAGPSTPIEVLGLESMPDSGDTFLVVADRDKAKGIAQYRKMKEREAQLAKSSRVSLEGLAEQIRQAGVKDLALIIKGDVTGSVEVLADSLVRMSTEKVRVKVIHSGVGSITESDVLLATASNAIIIGFNVRPERKAAELAQQEGIEIRLHSIIYELQDEMRLAMLGLLDPTFKENYVGRAEVINVFRIPKVGTIAGCRVQDGVIRRDSEVKVMRGDEQVYKGKIGSLKRFKDDAREVTNGMECGIGLGGFSDLKEGDLIEAFSTEKLAADLGALTSAKA; encoded by the coding sequence ATGAGCAAGGTTCGAATTAACGATCTCGCGCGTGAGATGGAAGTCAAGAGCCGTCAGATTCTTGACGTTCTCGGGGAACTCGGCCTGGGTGAGGGAAAGACTCACTCGAGTTCGATTGAAGACCATGAGGCTGACAAAGTCCGCGCGCACTTCCAGCATGGGCGCCAGGGTGGACACACCAGCGCCACGACTTCGCGCGCCTCCCAGGTCATTACTCCCAAGATCGATCTCTCTCACGTTTCCAAGCCCGGCGACGTAATGAAGGCCATTCTGGCTAAGAAGCAGGAACAGGAAGCCGAGGCCCGCAAGAGCCACCTGCCGCCGCGAGTTGTGACAACGGCGGCGCCCAAGCAGGCCGCCAAGCCCACGCCTCCGGTGGTAACAGTTGCCGCGACCCCGGCGACTCCCGCACGTCCTGAACCGCGCAGAATTGTGCCACAGCCGCGCCAGGCACCGCCGATCATTCCTCCCGCCACGCCCGCAATTGCGTCAAAGCCGCCGGCTGGCACCGTAGTGGCAAAGGCACCCGCTGGAGCTGTTCCGACGCGCCCTGTCGTCACAGTGGTACCGCCTACGGTGGTGGTAAAACCGCCGTCCGCGCCTGCGGCCGGAGCTACAGCTCCGAAAGCAGCGGAGACGACGCCTGCGGCTGCAAAGCCCGCTGCACCCAAGGCTGTAACACCAGGTGCGACTGCGCCAGCCCCGCCCGTCCACGAAAAGCCCGAATCAGCAACGCCAGCGGCTCCTACGGTGGTCGAACCCCAAGTCGCGCAACCCGCAGAAATCGCCGCCAAAGCGAAGGAAGACGTTGGTACACCAATAACTCCCGTAGAGACAGAAGCGCCTGCAGCACAAGTATCAGAAGCGCCTGCTGCACCGGCACGGCCGGTGGTTGCGCCGCGGCGCGTGGTGATGCCGCAAACTGGTCCTCGCCCGGTGTACAAAGCTCCAATTGTGGTGGCACCTCCTACTCCTCCGCCGGCTGCACCTGGTGCAGGCATTCAGCGCGGCAAGCCGATCTTTGATCGCAGGCCCACGGGAGCTCCCGGAAGCTATCAGCAGCGCACTCCGGGACAGTACCCTAGTGGCGCGCCCGGGCAATTCCCTGGCGCTGGTCCGCGTCCGAAGCACCCGACGCGTACTGGATTTGCAGGATCCGGCGGGCCGGGTGGGGCACCTGGTGGACGTCCCGGATTTGGCGCACGTCCTGGATTCGGCGCTCCGAGGCCCGGCGGCTTTGGCGGACCACGGCCTGGTGCCGGCGGCGCTCCACCAACCGGCGAGGCACCGCGCCCGCAGCGCGCACCGCAGAATCGTGCACGCCGCGGCGGACAGCAGTATCCAAAGACGAAGGAAGGCCCAATGAAGGGCTTTGTGCCACCACCACGTTTCGGTGGTGCCACACAGTTCAGCGATGAGCCACTTCCCATTACGCGCGAAATCACCGTGACCGAAGGCATCAGCGTAAAAGACCTGGCCGAGAAGCTTGAGATTCGCGCCAAGGATCTGATCGCGGCCCTGCTCATGCGCGGTGTGTTCGTCACAGTGAACCAATCGCTCGACGCAGCAATGGTGAAGGATGTGGCCGCCAAGTTTGGCGCCGGCGCAACCGTCATCAGCTACGAAGAGGAGCTGGCAAACGAGGCGATTGAGGAAGTTCTAGTAGCGGAGAACACCGGCGAACTCGAAGTTCCACGTGCGCCAGTCGTTACAGTTATGGGTCACGTCGACCACGGCAAGACTTCACTGCTTGATGCCATTCGCGAGACCGAAGTCGCAGCGGGTGAAGCCGGTGGTATCACCCAGCACATTGGCGCATACAAGGTACGTTTCAGCAAGGAAGGCTCTCCTGCTTCGGGCCGCGAGATCGTCTTCCTCGATACGCCGGGCCACGAAGCCTTTACCCGTATGCGTGCACGCGGCGCCAAGGTCACCGACATTGTTGTCATCGTGGTTGCAGCGGACGACGGCGTGATGCCGCAGACGCTGGAAGCCATCGACCACGCCAAGGCGGCCGAAGTGCCGATCATCGTCGCAGTAAACAAGATCGACAAGCCCGAGGCCAATCCAGATCGCGTGAAGAAGCAGCTCGCCGATCGCGGCTTGATCCCTGAAGAGTGGGCGGCCGGCGGCGAAGGCACTGTCTTTGTCGAAGTTTCTGCCAAGAAGAAACTGAACCTCGATCTTCTGCTCGAGATGATTTGTCTCGTTTCAGACATCAAGGCACCAAAGGCAACTCCGGGCCGCAAGGCTGTCGGTTCGGTGCTCGAAGCTAAGCTCGATCGCGGTCGCGGCGCGGTGGCAACCGTGCTGGTGCAGGACGGAACCCTTCGCCTGAACGACAGCTACATCGTTGGCAACACATTCGGTAAAGTTCGCGCCATGTTCGACGATCGTGGACGGCCGCTTGAAGAAGCCGGTCCGTCAACGCCGATTGAAGTGCTTGGTCTCGAATCCATGCCGGATTCCGGCGACACGTTCCTCGTGGTTGCGGATCGCGACAAGGCCAAGGGCATTGCGCAATACCGCAAGATGAAGGAGCGCGAAGCACAGCTGGCGAAGAGCTCGCGCGTTTCGCTCGAAGGACTGGCGGAGCAGATTCGCCAGGCCGGCGTGAAGGACCTTGCGCTGATCATCAAGGGTGACGTGACGGGATCGGTTGAAGTGCTGGCCGATTCGCTGGTACGCATGTCGACCGAGAAAGTACGCGTCAAGGTGATCCACTCCGGTGTGGGATCGATCACTGAAAGCGACGTGCTGCTTGCGACGGCTTCGAACGCCATCATCATCGGCTTCAACGTTCGTCCCGAACGCAAGGCCGCTGAACTGGCGCAGCAGGAAGGCATTGAAATCCGGTTGCACTCGATCATTTACGAATTGCAGGACGAGATGCGTCTCGCCATGCTGGGTCTCCTCGATCCAACCTTCAAGGAGAATTACGTGGGCCGCGCTGAAGTCATCAACGTCTTCCGCATTCCCAAGGTCGGCACCATCGCCGGCTGCCGAGTGCAGGACGGCGTGATTCGCCGCGACTCTGAAGTCAAAGTTATGCGCGGCGATGAGCAGGTCTACAAGGGCAAGATTGGATCGCTCAAACGGTTCAAGGATGATGCACGCGAAGTGACCAATGGCATGGAGTGCGGCATCGGATTGGGCGGTTTTAGCGACCTGAAGGAAGGCGACTTGATCGAAGCCTTCTCCACGGAGAAGCTGGCAGCCGACCTCGGTGCCCTGACTTCAGCCAAAGCGTAG
- the nusA gene encoding transcription termination factor NusA, whose translation MASALYQSIELLSREKGIEPQIVVGAVEEAIALATRKYYKTQENMRGELNKDTGEITAYIYKTVVANDDELEDPVNQITLEEANELAPGVEVGSEIRMYRDTTPLGRIAAQLAKQVIFQKVREAERDTVFNEYAHREKEVLNATVKRIEGQDVIYDLGKAEARCPKREQSRLEQFTIGERVRVVLLKVDRAAKGPQVIVSRAAPELVQNLFQSEVPEIYDNTVTIRAIAREAGERTKIAVQSRDKDVDPVGACVGMKGMRVQSIIRELRGEKIDIIEFSEEITTFAEKALQPAKVSRVSITDLTDKQLEVIVDDTQLSLAIGKKGQNVRLAAKLLGWKIDIKSEEEKRQEVEQQMQALTGGPSTPIEQVTELGEGIIQKLVAAGITTVEGLADMTPEQLEEIPGIGEKTLERISVAVRHYFGHFEEGEEPEPSATAGEAGAPEPEGIDEPAALTAAADTGTISEGESEIETAEAVAGTAEAELENSQEVLEEATEDQDETAAELAVDNVPDVDEGTEENEEGGA comes from the coding sequence ATGGCCAGCGCTTTATATCAAAGTATCGAACTCCTGAGTCGCGAAAAGGGCATTGAGCCTCAAATCGTGGTGGGTGCCGTGGAAGAGGCGATTGCCCTGGCCACGCGCAAGTACTACAAGACCCAGGAGAACATGCGCGGAGAGCTGAATAAGGATACCGGCGAGATCACTGCCTACATCTACAAGACCGTCGTTGCCAACGACGACGAGCTTGAAGATCCGGTGAACCAGATCACGCTGGAAGAAGCCAATGAGCTCGCGCCGGGTGTTGAAGTCGGCAGCGAGATTCGTATGTATCGCGACACCACGCCACTGGGACGCATCGCGGCACAGCTTGCCAAGCAGGTGATTTTCCAAAAGGTGCGCGAGGCCGAGCGCGATACAGTGTTCAACGAGTACGCACATCGCGAGAAGGAAGTACTGAACGCGACGGTGAAGCGCATTGAAGGCCAGGACGTAATCTACGACCTCGGCAAAGCTGAAGCACGCTGCCCCAAGCGCGAGCAATCGCGGCTTGAACAGTTCACCATTGGCGAGCGGGTTCGCGTGGTGTTACTGAAAGTGGATCGCGCAGCCAAGGGGCCGCAGGTGATCGTATCCCGCGCCGCGCCGGAGCTGGTGCAGAACCTTTTCCAGTCGGAAGTGCCGGAAATTTACGACAACACAGTGACCATCCGCGCCATTGCACGCGAGGCCGGCGAGCGCACCAAGATTGCTGTTCAGTCGCGCGACAAGGACGTCGACCCGGTGGGTGCATGCGTGGGAATGAAGGGCATGCGCGTGCAGTCCATCATTCGTGAACTGCGCGGCGAGAAGATCGACATCATTGAGTTCAGCGAAGAGATCACGACCTTTGCGGAAAAGGCACTGCAGCCTGCCAAGGTCAGCCGCGTTTCCATCACCGACCTGACGGACAAGCAGCTTGAAGTCATCGTGGATGACACGCAACTCTCGCTGGCGATCGGCAAGAAGGGTCAGAACGTCCGGCTCGCGGCCAAGTTGCTGGGCTGGAAGATCGATATCAAGAGCGAAGAAGAGAAGCGCCAGGAAGTGGAGCAGCAGATGCAGGCGCTCACCGGTGGACCTTCGACTCCGATCGAGCAGGTTACGGAACTGGGCGAAGGCATCATCCAAAAGCTTGTCGCTGCCGGCATTACCACGGTAGAAGGACTGGCCGATATGACGCCGGAGCAGCTGGAAGAGATTCCGGGGATCGGCGAGAAGACGCTGGAACGCATCAGCGTCGCAGTTCGCCACTACTTCGGCCATTTCGAGGAAGGTGAAGAACCTGAACCTTCCGCAACTGCCGGGGAAGCTGGAGCGCCAGAACCCGAAGGTATCGACGAGCCTGCCGCACTGACGGCAGCGGCAGACACTGGCACGATCTCTGAAGGCGAGTCAGAAATTGAGACTGCCGAGGCTGTGGCTGGAACCGCGGAAGCAGAGCTCGAAAACTCGCAAGAAGTGCTTGAAGAAGCCACTGAAGATCAGGACGAGACCGCGGCAGAACTTGCGGTCGACAACGTCCCGGACGTGGACGAAGGAACCGAAGAGAATGAAGAGGGCGGCGCATAG
- the rimP gene encoding ribosome maturation factor RimP, producing MATKLDEIRVAAQRVAASHGLDVVDVELAGPAKERVLRVFLEKNAEGRARLRAEIAAGLEGLPERLVEGKLSVEQLSGVTHEDCAEFSRDFGVLLDVEDLVPGDEFTLEASSPGLDRKLTKPEEFQRFKGCLVKVQTFEPVRNNRHWRGRLLAGSGTNIALDLAATQQNSKSRKAGVNTVEIALDNVEKAELIPEI from the coding sequence ATGGCAACAAAGCTGGACGAGATTCGAGTGGCAGCACAGCGAGTGGCAGCATCCCACGGTCTAGATGTGGTGGATGTTGAACTCGCAGGGCCGGCTAAAGAACGTGTTTTGAGGGTTTTCCTCGAGAAGAACGCCGAAGGCCGAGCAAGACTGCGGGCGGAGATTGCGGCCGGGCTTGAAGGACTTCCCGAGCGGTTGGTTGAAGGCAAGTTGAGCGTAGAACAGCTTTCCGGGGTTACACACGAAGACTGTGCAGAGTTCAGCCGGGATTTCGGCGTTCTGCTGGATGTCGAAGATCTAGTACCCGGAGATGAATTCACACTGGAAGCCAGTTCTCCGGGGCTTGACCGCAAGTTGACCAAGCCGGAAGAGTTTCAACGGTTTAAGGGATGCCTGGTGAAAGTGCAGACGTTCGAACCGGTTCGCAATAACCGGCACTGGAGAGGACGGCTGCTGGCGGGTTCGGGGACAAATATCGCACTTGATCTTGCAGCTACGCAGCAAAACAGCAAGAGCCGCAAGGCGGGCGTGAATACGGTCGAGATTGCTCTGGACAACGTTGAGAAAGCAGAGCTGATTCCGGAGATTTAG
- a CDS encoding EAL domain-containing protein: protein MRTLVQRVVVTILSTMFLAAAGALGGYLLGRAFALQQAEARLDHYANRILLESVTSSAESRAVLATMNTSSYDFCSDTEIEYFRQLIFQSQFLKAAGRMRDGRIACSTTSGRSELAQAQNIPTIARQDGTKIYKNIPAFRLDDQNVISVQLGNSFIVYNPYTMASLVMPPMHFTETAIDASTGKGGLLLGELPKVDQKILMQDGKVQIGDTLYATRCATNGATCMTAYISIPDALALTRSYAMVFLALGALSGSLVGVLFPMLYSRNKSVEQQLLRALRADALTVVYQPIVDLSTGQIVETEALVRWTDEYKNAVSPEVFVKIAEERGFVGQITKLVVRHALRDFGATMRARSTFRVNVNIAASDLADSDFLPMVDKALSDAEVSPRNLGIEITESYTARQQVARNTILRLRRQGHYVAIDDFGTGYSSLAYLHDLSVDAIKIDKAFTKAIGTDAVTVSILPQILTMAETLKLRVVVEGIETKAQADYFAASNQRIHAQGWLFGRPVPARVFLQLLDEEEARLSKVQEEEMPAGATAVAF from the coding sequence ATGCGAACACTTGTCCAGCGTGTAGTCGTCACAATCCTGTCAACCATGTTCCTCGCCGCGGCGGGAGCGCTGGGTGGATATCTCCTTGGTCGTGCGTTTGCCTTGCAACAGGCAGAAGCCCGATTGGACCATTACGCAAATCGAATCCTGCTCGAAAGCGTGACCTCTTCCGCAGAGTCGCGAGCGGTCCTCGCGACCATGAATACCTCGTCCTACGATTTCTGTTCCGACACCGAAATCGAATACTTTCGTCAGCTCATCTTTCAATCGCAGTTTTTGAAAGCGGCAGGTCGTATGCGCGATGGACGTATCGCGTGCTCTACGACTTCAGGCCGCAGCGAACTTGCCCAAGCGCAAAATATACCGACGATCGCCCGGCAGGATGGGACGAAGATTTACAAGAATATTCCTGCATTTCGCCTCGACGACCAGAATGTAATCTCGGTGCAGCTCGGAAATTCCTTTATCGTCTATAACCCTTACACGATGGCTTCCCTCGTGATGCCTCCCATGCATTTCACCGAGACGGCAATCGACGCGTCCACCGGGAAGGGAGGATTGTTGCTCGGCGAGCTTCCAAAGGTGGATCAAAAAATCCTGATGCAGGATGGCAAGGTTCAGATAGGCGACACGCTGTATGCCACGCGCTGCGCCACTAATGGCGCGACTTGTATGACGGCCTACATCTCGATTCCCGATGCGCTGGCCCTCACGCGAAGTTATGCCATGGTGTTTCTTGCTTTGGGCGCGTTATCAGGATCACTCGTCGGAGTGCTATTCCCCATGCTTTACAGCCGCAACAAAAGTGTGGAGCAGCAACTACTGCGTGCGTTGCGCGCCGACGCTCTCACCGTCGTGTATCAGCCCATTGTTGATCTCTCTACCGGTCAAATCGTTGAAACTGAAGCGCTGGTGCGCTGGACCGACGAATATAAAAACGCAGTCAGCCCTGAAGTGTTCGTGAAGATCGCCGAGGAGCGCGGCTTTGTTGGTCAGATCACGAAACTCGTGGTGCGCCACGCTCTGCGCGATTTTGGTGCCACCATGCGCGCGCGTTCCACATTCCGCGTCAACGTGAACATCGCTGCGTCCGATCTGGCAGACAGCGACTTCCTTCCCATGGTCGATAAGGCACTTTCCGACGCTGAAGTTTCGCCGCGCAATCTCGGCATCGAAATCACCGAGAGCTATACCGCTCGCCAGCAGGTCGCTCGCAATACCATCCTCCGCCTGCGCCGCCAGGGGCACTACGTCGCCATCGACGATTTCGGTACCGGCTATTCCAGCCTTGCCTATCTGCACGACCTTTCAGTGGACGCGATCAAAATTGACAAGGCCTTCACCAAGGCAATCGGTACAGACGCCGTAACCGTCTCCATCCTTCCGCAAATTCTCACCATGGCAGAGACACTCAAGCTGCGCGTGGTGGTCGAGGGAATTGAAACAAAGGCACAGGCAGACTATTTCGCAGCCAGCAACCAGCGCATTCACGCACAAGGATGGTTATTCGGACGTCCGGTTCCCGCCCGCGTGTTTCTGCAGCTGTTGGATGAAGAAGAAGCAAGGCTCAGCAAAGTGCAAGAAGAAGAAATGCCTGCCGGCGCTACCGCCGTTGCATTCTAG
- a CDS encoding aminopeptidase P family protein, whose protein sequence is MARLVALVLFGASFLLPSSQALEKQPASDYHARRFALGKALHGGVAILFAAEEPALDFDPYRQDSDFYYLTGWNEPGAALLIVGPANEPERPGQAAHSHEYKEILFFPTRNLRTETYTGAKMDAASPGVARATGVDNVEPMTNLAGDLNKLIADDRRVAFNVWVQPGAKAAESLLGFTATTLGASVPASHDVITLTMPLREVKDQGEIDLLKKASTASIAAQHEMMKSVKPGVTERTIAGKMTAVWYEQGCERPSYAPIVGTGVNSTTLHYSANAATIEDGDVVVVDAACEYSMYASDITRTVPANGRFTARQREIYNIVLEAQKAAIDAFVAGKSKINDFQHRDPDSLDVAVYNYINTHGKDLHGEPLGKYWLHGLGHMLGIDVHDPAQYPAVLKPGMVFTIEPGVYIPEEKIGVRIECNFLVLPDGKLLDLDADLPHTAEEVEAAMHK, encoded by the coding sequence ATGGCTCGGCTTGTTGCCCTGGTTCTGTTCGGTGCATCCTTTTTGCTCCCCTCATCGCAAGCTCTCGAAAAACAACCAGCGAGTGACTACCATGCGCGTCGCTTTGCGCTCGGCAAAGCGCTGCATGGCGGTGTCGCCATACTCTTCGCCGCAGAAGAGCCAGCTCTCGACTTCGATCCGTATCGGCAAGACTCTGACTTCTACTACCTGACCGGCTGGAACGAGCCGGGCGCGGCATTGTTGATCGTCGGTCCGGCAAACGAGCCCGAGCGTCCCGGGCAAGCCGCACATTCCCACGAATACAAAGAGATTCTCTTTTTCCCCACGCGCAATCTGCGCACCGAAACCTACACCGGCGCCAAGATGGATGCGGCAAGTCCCGGCGTCGCCCGGGCCACCGGCGTAGACAACGTTGAGCCCATGACAAATCTCGCAGGCGACCTGAATAAGCTGATCGCCGACGATCGCCGCGTAGCGTTCAATGTTTGGGTACAGCCAGGAGCCAAAGCCGCCGAATCTCTTCTCGGCTTTACCGCCACGACGCTAGGCGCTTCGGTTCCAGCATCACACGACGTAATCACTTTGACGATGCCATTGCGCGAAGTGAAGGACCAAGGCGAAATTGACTTGTTGAAGAAAGCGTCTACTGCTTCCATCGCCGCGCAGCACGAGATGATGAAATCCGTTAAGCCCGGCGTCACGGAGCGCACGATCGCCGGCAAGATGACGGCCGTATGGTACGAGCAGGGATGTGAGAGACCGTCCTATGCGCCCATCGTCGGCACCGGTGTCAACTCGACGACCCTGCACTATTCAGCCAACGCCGCCACTATCGAGGACGGCGATGTCGTTGTGGTTGACGCCGCGTGCGAATACTCAATGTACGCGTCAGACATCACGCGCACGGTTCCCGCCAACGGCCGCTTCACCGCGCGTCAGCGCGAAATTTACAACATCGTGCTCGAAGCACAGAAGGCGGCGATAGACGCATTCGTCGCGGGCAAGTCCAAGATCAACGACTTCCAGCATCGGGATCCAGACTCGCTCGATGTTGCTGTATACAACTACATCAATACCCATGGCAAAGATCTACACGGCGAGCCGCTTGGCAAATACTGGCTTCACGGTCTCGGTCACATGTTAGGCATCGACGTACACGATCCAGCGCAGTACCCAGCGGTGCTCAAGCCTGGCATGGTCTTTACAATCGAACCTGGTGTGTACATCCCCGAGGAAAAGATTGGTGTGCGCATCGAATGTAATTTTCTGGTGCTGCCCGACGGCAAGCTTCTCGATCTCGACGCCGATCTGCCCCACACCGCCGAAGAAGTAGAAGCGGCAATGCATAAGTAG
- a CDS encoding porin family protein, protein MISVRYTTLAGRTALLCAGLAFSLGSASAQLSMTPESSSAVSAPAAESSSNALQLGADTDMPDLSALPAAPSPNGAGGGQYDNRSRGGGGGGGIRSHLTYEVGGGFNAPTSDSSPYITWGGNITVGAGYRFNKNLALMLEYQFIDDKVPGQIIAEAGATGGNDHIWSLTLDPVYDFNPKSSINFYATGGYGFYRKVTSFTDPQQQQYCTYFYCGVVTQNVTVGHFSSNQGGWNIGGGMSHRFGGWNGDGKMSIFAEARYLDVLSPAITTQPNGLGTTAVGADTKIIPVTVGLRF, encoded by the coding sequence ATGATTTCAGTTCGCTATACGACACTTGCCGGGCGGACCGCTCTGCTGTGTGCTGGGCTTGCCTTTTCACTCGGTTCTGCGAGCGCCCAACTCTCCATGACTCCTGAATCGTCGAGTGCCGTGAGTGCCCCTGCGGCGGAGTCCAGTTCTAACGCGCTCCAACTTGGTGCAGACACTGATATGCCTGACCTATCCGCCTTGCCGGCTGCGCCATCGCCAAATGGAGCCGGTGGGGGGCAGTACGATAACAGGTCCCGCGGCGGAGGTGGGGGTGGGGGAATCAGGAGCCATTTGACCTACGAGGTGGGCGGGGGCTTCAACGCGCCAACCAGTGATTCGTCGCCATACATCACATGGGGCGGCAATATTACGGTGGGTGCCGGCTACCGCTTCAACAAGAATCTTGCTCTTATGCTGGAATATCAGTTCATCGACGACAAGGTTCCTGGACAGATCATCGCCGAGGCCGGCGCAACCGGCGGCAACGATCACATCTGGTCGTTAACGCTCGATCCGGTTTATGACTTCAATCCGAAGAGTTCGATTAATTTCTATGCAACCGGCGGATATGGTTTCTACCGCAAGGTCACCAGCTTCACCGATCCGCAACAGCAGCAATATTGCACCTATTTCTACTGCGGTGTCGTAACCCAGAACGTGACGGTGGGACATTTCTCCAGCAACCAGGGCGGATGGAATATTGGCGGAGGCATGTCACATCGATTCGGCGGATGGAACGGCGATGGCAAGATGAGCATCTTTGCAGAGGCTCGCTATCTCGACGTTCTGTCTCCTGCAATCACAACTCAACCGAATGGCCTGGGTACTACAGCTGTTGGTGCAGATACAAAGATCATCCCGGTTACGGTGGGTCTGCGCTTCTAG